The DNA sequence CCTGGAAATCGTCGTGCCAGCCGCCGAACAGCAGGCCGCGGAAGCGGCCCTTGGCGCTCTGCCGGTCTGGCGCCACGGTGATGATATCCTGCATCTGGAAGTGGTCGAGCAGCAGCCCGTCGACCGGGCCAGGGCGGCCGCCGGTGAAACGCCCGGCGATCCAGTCGCCATAGAGCCGCTTCACGCCCGCATGGCCGACATACTCGCCGGAGAGGAACACGACCACGCCGTCTTCCGCGAACAGCTCGGCCACATCCTCCGGCCGGTTGAAATCTATGTAATAGCCATAGGCCCAGTGCAGGCGGCGGATGGCGTTGATGTCTTCCAGCTCGCCAACCCGGTGTTCCAGATTGGCAAGGCGGCTTTCGACATCGCTCATATTCGACTCTCCCGGTTTTCTTGTATGCGGTCCTAACGATCGATAATGTTTTGGCGAGAGGAAAGTGGCTGAAATGAACGAGAATCAAGGCAGCAGGCCATGGGAAGGGCGCGTGGCGTTCATCACCGGCGCGGTGACGGGAATCGGCCTGGGCGTGGCGCAGGCCTTCGCCGATGCGGGCATGCGGCTGGCGCTCAGCTACCGCAATGAGGATGACCGGGCGCGCACCGCCGAATGGTTCGCGGGCAAGGGCTACGAACAGCCGCTGTTCCTGAAGCTGGACGTGACGGACCGGGAAAGCTTCGCCCAGGCGGCACAGCGCGTGGTCGACCATTTCGA is a window from the Altererythrobacter sp. B11 genome containing:
- a CDS encoding nuclear transport factor 2 family protein, whose amino-acid sequence is MSDVESRLANLEHRVGELEDINAIRRLHWAYGYYIDFNRPEDVAELFAEDGVVVFLSGEYVGHAGVKRLYGDWIAGRFTGGRPGPVDGLLLDHFQMQDIITVAPDRQSAKGRFRGLLFGGWHDDFQDTREEFMPQQFMEAGIYENDYVRENGVWKIQRLDYKMQWQGNYEDGWAHTTSHLQPAEKLYPEDPVGPDRLLPAEEIRKTWPYRHDVPMHFAHPRFGALLAGQQKA